One genomic region from Balaenoptera acutorostrata chromosome 1, mBalAcu1.1, whole genome shotgun sequence encodes:
- the TTLL10 gene encoding LOW QUALITY PROTEIN: inactive polyglycylase TTLL10 (The sequence of the model RefSeq protein was modified relative to this genomic sequence to represent the inferred CDS: inserted 2 bases in 1 codon; deleted 1 base in 1 codon) produces MDSPCRPDSHHRDGSHPQEEAQIQDAGRHPSPGRAGLTVCPVQALGPWAARRARRGVGAASSQRCPHPSAPASAARSRTHFLHRRGPPPRTQVGTKRGKRSRMAGVRRSRPRAAGWAHERSMGSHREEGLLQELSQLDQDAGGXSGRAQEGAEKPPAGPEPLTTHSPAELDDADTARPRAALLEKRPLEGEKQPPGTGQGPFFYIGGTNGASIISSYCKSKGWQRIQDSGREDYKLRWCEVKCRDTYRSFREGEQLLYQLPNNQLLTTKIGLLSALREHARVLSKTSKPAPCAQAKSGKDTTPAPEELTWSSPGRLGPQRVLKMEDFFPETYRLDVRDEREAFFTLFDETQMWICKPTASNQGKGIFLLRNQEEVAALQAKTQSIEDDPTYRKMPFRAPQARVVQRYIQNPLLLDGKKFDVRSYLLIACAMPYMVFFGHGYARLTLGLYDPHSSDLGGHLTNQFMQKKSPLYLLLKDDTVWSMEHLNRYINDKFREAKRLPRDWVFTTFTKRMQQILAHCFLSVKSKLKCKLGYFDLIGCDFLIDENFKL; encoded by the exons ATGGACAGTCCCTGCAGGCCCGACAGTCACCACAGAGACGGGAGCCACCCACAAGAGGAAGCCCAAATCCAGGACGCTGGGCGGCACCCCTCCCCGGGCAGGGCGGGCCTGACTGTGTGCCCAGTTCAAGCGCTAGGACCATGGGCTGCCCGAAGGGCCCGCAGAGGGGTGGGGGCCGCATCTTCCCAGCGGTGCCCTCACCCCAGTGCCCCAGCGTCTGCGGCCCGCAGCCGCACCCACTTCCTCCACCGCCGGGGACCGCCTCCTCGGACCCAGGTTGGCACAAAGAGAGGCAAGCGGTCAAGGATGGCAGGGGTCCGGCGGAGCCGCCCCCGGGCAGCAG GCTGGGCCCATGAGAGATCAATGGGGAGCCACCGAGAGGAGGGGCTCCTACAGGAGCTAAGCCAGCTGGACCAAGATGCAGGTGG CTCGGGCAGGGCCCAGGAAGGGGCAGAAAAGCCACCAGCTGGGCCAGAGCCTCTGACCACCCACTCT CCCGCAGAGCTGGACGATGCTGACACCGCCAGGCCCCGGGCTGCCCTCCTGGAGAAGCGCCCGCTGGAGGGGGAGAAGCAGCCGCCCGGCACCGGGCAGGGCCCCTTCTTCTACATCGGAGGCACCAACGGGGCCTCAAT AATCAGCTCCTATTGCAAAAGCAAGGGCTGGCAGCGCATCCAGGACAGCGGGCGGGAAGACTACAAGCTCAGGTGGTGCGAGGTCAAGTGCAGGGACACCTACCGCAGCTTCCGGGAAG GCGAGCAGCTGCTGTACCAGCTCCCCAACAACCAGCTCCTCACCACCAAGATCGGGCTTCTCAGCGCCCTGAGGGAGCACGCGCGGGTCCTCAGCAAGACCAGCAAGCCGGCCCCCTGCGCGCAGGCCAA ATCTGGAAAGGACACGACACCCGCCCCAGAAGAGCTCACGTGGAGCAGCCCAGGACGCCTTGGGCCACAGAG GGTCCTGAAAATGGAAGACTTTTTCCCAGAGACCTACCGTCTGGACGTCAGAGATGAGAGAGAGGCTTTCTTCACCCTCTTTGATG AAACCCAGATGTGGATCTGCAAGCCCACCGCCTCCAACCAGGGCAAAGGCATCTTTCTGCTCCGGAACCAGGAGGAAGTCGCCGCCCTCCAAGCCAAGACCCAGAGCATCGAGGACGACCCCACCTACCGCAAGATGCCCTTCCGGGCGCCTCAGGCGCGGGTCGTGCAGAG GTACATCCAGAACCCACTGCTGCTGGACGGAAAGAAGTTCGACGTGCGCTCCTACCTGCTCATCGCCTGCGCCATGCCCTACATGGTCTTCTTCGGCCACGGCTACGCTCGCCTCACCCTCGGCCTTTACGATCCCCATTCCAGCGACCTCGGTGGCCATTTAACCAACCAG TTCATGCAGAAGAAGAGCCCCTTGTACCTGCTGCTCAAGGACGACACGGTGTGGAGCATGGAGCACCTTAACCGCTACATCAACGACAAGTTCCGCGAGGCCAAGCGCCTCCCCCGGGACTGGGTCTTCACCACCTTCACG